A single Sulfurimonas aquatica DNA region contains:
- a CDS encoding cytochrome C: MRKLVLIFLALTVFTLTSSNAAIYKGQRVFVKQCIKCHDAGQNFVAKYKMRKWKKLMKKKGKPLSQLHLKNPKAKKSHKYFKSKKYFKKTKHLKQFLIEYAKDSGNVPACN, from the coding sequence ATGAGAAAACTTGTATTGATTTTTTTAGCTCTAACAGTTTTTACTTTAACATCTTCTAATGCTGCGATATATAAGGGCCAAAGGGTTTTTGTAAAGCAGTGTATCAAGTGTCATGATGCTGGACAAAATTTTGTTGCCAAGTATAAGATGAGAAAATGGAAAAAGCTTATGAAAAAGAAAGGCAAGCCACTTTCTCAGCTTCACCTAAAAAATCCAAAAGCTAAAAAGTCACATAAGTATTTCAAAAGTAAAAAATATTTTAAAAAGACAAAACATCTAAAGCAATTTCTTATTGAATATGCTAAAGATAGTGGGAATGTTCCTGCTTGTAACTAA